From the genome of Candidatus Goldiibacteriota bacterium HGW-Goldbacteria-1, one region includes:
- a CDS encoding 4-hydroxy-tetrahydrodipicolinate synthase, with product MFRGSYVAIVTPFKNGKIDEKAFAKLIEMHAKAGTDGIVPCGTTGESPTLTVEEHEGLIALTVKLVNKRMKVMAGTGSNSTAEAIEYSQAAEKAGADGCLIVNPYYNKPTQAGLLQHFQAVAASVKIPIVVYNILGRTGVNVSTPVMAELAKIKNITGVKEASGDLSQMSEVINACGQDFDVLSGDDALTLPLLAVGGHGVISVVANIIPKDVKAMITAFNSGDIKKAQAMHRKMLPLVKAMFIETNPIPVKAAMAIMGLIDDEIRLPMTKPAPEAVIKLKKAMKDYGIKF from the coding sequence ATGTTCAGGGGCTCATACGTTGCAATAGTTACGCCGTTTAAAAACGGGAAAATAGATGAAAAGGCATTTGCCAAACTTATAGAGATGCACGCCAAAGCCGGCACAGACGGTATTGTACCTTGCGGCACCACGGGCGAGTCTCCCACGCTTACAGTGGAAGAGCACGAAGGGTTAATAGCGCTTACCGTGAAACTTGTGAATAAAAGGATGAAGGTCATGGCGGGCACGGGTTCTAATTCCACTGCTGAAGCCATAGAGTATTCACAGGCCGCGGAAAAAGCAGGTGCAGACGGCTGCCTTATAGTAAATCCTTATTACAACAAGCCCACACAGGCAGGGCTGCTACAGCATTTTCAGGCTGTGGCTGCTTCGGTTAAAATCCCGATTGTTGTTTACAATATTTTAGGCAGAACGGGTGTTAATGTATCAACTCCCGTGATGGCGGAACTTGCAAAGATTAAAAATATTACAGGCGTTAAAGAAGCCAGCGGAGACCTTTCGCAGATGAGCGAAGTGATAAACGCCTGCGGCCAAGACTTTGATGTGCTGTCAGGCGATGACGCGCTTACGCTTCCGCTTTTAGCGGTGGGCGGGCACGGAGTTATTTCTGTTGTGGCAAATATTATTCCCAAGGATGTAAAAGCCATGATAACCGCTTTTAACAGCGGCGATATTAAAAAAGCGCAGGCAATGCACCGCAAGATGTTACCGCTTGTAAAAGCTATGTTTATTGAAACTAACCCGATACCTGTTAAAGCGGCTATGGCAATCATGGGGCTGATAGATGATGAAATAAGGCTGCCTATGACAAAGCCGGCGCCTGAGGCTGTGATTAAATTAAAGAAAGCTATGAAGGATTACGGAATAAAGTTTTAA
- a CDS encoding diaminopimelate epimerase, protein MKKIKVKGIPFTKMSGAGNDFIFIDNFSGKIKLTVEQVVKICRRKFGIDADGLLLLERIKGADFYMRFYNNDGSEADMCGNAARCIARFAYEKGYVKDKTNFIAKDGPHYAEIKKNGDVKLQMINPHTLLLNIKVKVTGGEFKGGFVNTGVPHFVTEVKELDKFDVVKFGKQIRFHKQFAPKGTNAMFIEKAGINKFKIRSYERGVEDETLACGTGATAAGIIMNAYGKAASPVTFEAPGGTLKISFKYKDGKYTDVFLEGPASVVAEGIISESVYK, encoded by the coding sequence ATGAAAAAAATCAAGGTTAAAGGCATACCGTTTACAAAGATGTCCGGCGCCGGAAATGATTTTATTTTTATAGATAATTTTTCCGGAAAAATTAAGCTGACCGTTGAACAGGTGGTAAAGATATGCCGCAGGAAATTCGGTATTGACGCGGACGGACTGCTGCTGCTTGAGCGTATTAAAGGCGCTGATTTCTATATGAGGTTCTATAACAACGACGGGTCAGAAGCTGATATGTGCGGCAACGCCGCAAGATGTATTGCTCGTTTTGCTTATGAAAAAGGGTATGTTAAGGATAAAACTAATTTTATAGCAAAAGACGGCCCTCATTACGCGGAAATAAAGAAAAACGGCGACGTGAAACTGCAGATGATAAACCCGCATACGCTTTTGCTTAATATTAAAGTCAAAGTAACCGGCGGGGAGTTTAAGGGCGGTTTTGTAAATACGGGAGTCCCGCATTTTGTCACAGAGGTAAAAGAACTGGATAAGTTTGATGTTGTTAAGTTTGGAAAGCAGATCCGTTTTCACAAACAGTTTGCGCCCAAAGGCACCAATGCCATGTTCATAGAAAAGGCGGGTATCAATAAATTCAAAATCCGTTCCTATGAACGCGGAGTTGAAGATGAAACGCTTGCGTGCGGTACGGGAGCCACGGCTGCCGGGATTATCATGAATGCTTACGGCAAGGCGGCAAGCCCGGTTACTTTTGAAGCTCCGGGAGGCACGCTGAAAATATCTTTTAAGTATAAAGACGGAAAATATACAGACGTTTTTCTTGAAGGGCCGGCTTCAGTTGTCGCGGAAGGAATAATTTCAGAGAGTGTATATAAATAA
- the lysA gene encoding diaminopimelate decarboxylase: protein MDYFGYKNNVLFAENTDVNALVKKYGTPLYVYSHRTITEHFRKIKSAFSDIPTLICYSVKANSNLTFLNILAKEGSGFDIVSGGELYRVIKAGGDPRKTVYAGVGKTEEEIVYGINSKILLFNVESINELKQINAVAKKMKKVVNVGLRINPDVEAATHHYITTGKKENKFGIDIELATTLFTEARKYKHVNIKAVDMHIGSQITTIEPYVKAISKVKRIIEGLNETGAKIEYFDIGGGLGVIYNEEKPSTADMFAGEIKPMFKGMNVKLILEPGRFISGNSGILVAKVIYNKKGGTKNFLITDTGMNDLIRPSLYQAYHKVLPVNVNKAALKLYDIVGPICESGDFLAKDRHLPEVKEGDLLAVRTAGAYGMVMSSNYNSRRRAAEVMVKGNKDYLVRERETLEDIIARDKIVDIG from the coding sequence ATGGACTATTTTGGCTATAAAAATAACGTGCTTTTTGCAGAAAACACGGATGTAAACGCGCTTGTAAAGAAGTACGGCACGCCGCTTTATGTTTACAGCCACAGGACAATAACAGAGCATTTCAGAAAGATAAAGTCGGCATTTTCTGATATCCCGACGCTTATCTGCTATTCAGTTAAGGCGAATTCAAACCTGACCTTTTTAAACATTCTTGCAAAGGAAGGCTCCGGTTTTGATATTGTGTCAGGGGGCGAACTTTATAGGGTCATTAAGGCGGGCGGAGACCCAAGAAAGACAGTATATGCCGGTGTGGGCAAGACAGAAGAGGAAATTGTTTATGGAATTAACAGCAAAATACTGCTTTTTAATGTGGAAAGCATAAATGAATTAAAGCAGATAAACGCTGTGGCTAAAAAGATGAAGAAGGTTGTAAATGTCGGCTTAAGGATAAACCCTGACGTTGAAGCCGCCACGCACCATTACATAACAACCGGAAAAAAAGAAAACAAGTTTGGTATTGATATAGAACTGGCAACAACGCTTTTTACAGAGGCAAGAAAATACAAACACGTAAATATTAAAGCTGTGGATATGCATATTGGTTCGCAGATTACCACGATAGAGCCGTATGTAAAAGCAATCAGCAAGGTAAAGAGAATAATTGAAGGTTTAAATGAAACCGGCGCGAAGATAGAATATTTTGATATAGGCGGCGGGCTTGGCGTAATTTACAATGAAGAAAAACCTTCAACCGCGGATATGTTTGCAGGCGAAATTAAGCCCATGTTTAAGGGGATGAATGTTAAGCTTATCCTTGAACCGGGAAGGTTTATTTCGGGCAATTCCGGAATACTTGTGGCAAAGGTTATATACAATAAGAAAGGCGGCACGAAGAACTTTCTTATTACTGATACAGGCATGAACGACCTTATAAGGCCAAGCCTCTATCAGGCATACCATAAGGTGCTTCCTGTAAACGTAAACAAGGCAGCCCTTAAGCTTTATGACATAGTGGGGCCTATATGCGAAAGCGGCGATTTTCTTGCAAAGGACAGGCACCTGCCTGAAGTAAAAGAAGGCGACCTGCTTGCGGTGCGTACAGCCGGCGCTTATGGAATGGTGATGTCAAGCAACTATAATTCCCGCCGCAGGGCCGCGGAAGTTATGGTTAAAGGCAATAAAGATTACCTTGTAAGGGAAAGAGAAACGCTGGAAGATATAATAGCCAGGGATAAAATTGTTGATATCGGGTGA
- a CDS encoding transcriptional regulator — protein MENKVRLMRAEKNITQEELAVQLKVTRQTIIAIENGRYDPSLELAFKMSGFFKRPIHDIFTYTGAKK, from the coding sequence ATGGAAAATAAAGTGCGGCTTATGCGCGCGGAAAAAAATATCACTCAGGAAGAGCTTGCAGTACAGCTTAAAGTAACACGGCAGACAATAATCGCCATTGAAAACGGAAGATACGACCCTTCTCTTGAACTGGCTTTTAAAATGTCAGGTTTTTTCAAACGCCCTATTCATGATATCTTCACTTATACGGGAGCAAAAAAATGA
- the lepB gene encoding signal peptidase I, whose product MTNGFSETTYWIIFAAVMASYALVVMVFKLKKEHPVRDWAQAVFEAMLIATFLRITVVQTFAIPTPSMENTMLVGDHPVAMKFYYGYYNPFTDKLIFDINKPKRNEVVIMRDPTNRTNEMWIKRCVAVAGDTVEIKDKKLYVNNIRQEEAYVVHASPLSISGFFSPRDNFPLTTIPEGHIFVMGDNRDNSYDSRFWGPLPLKKVRGKAVFVYWPLNRIKAIN is encoded by the coding sequence ATGACAAACGGATTCTCTGAAACAACTTACTGGATAATATTCGCCGCTGTTATGGCGTCCTACGCGCTTGTTGTGATGGTCTTTAAATTGAAAAAAGAACACCCTGTGCGCGACTGGGCGCAGGCGGTTTTTGAAGCTATGCTTATAGCCACCTTCCTTCGAATAACAGTGGTTCAGACATTTGCCATCCCCACCCCGTCAATGGAAAACACCATGCTGGTCGGCGACCATCCCGTTGCCATGAAATTTTATTACGGATATTACAACCCGTTTACGGACAAACTGATATTTGATATCAACAAACCCAAGCGCAACGAAGTGGTAATTATGCGCGACCCTACAAACAGGACAAACGAAATGTGGATAAAGCGGTGCGTCGCAGTTGCAGGAGATACAGTTGAAATAAAGGATAAAAAACTTTACGTAAATAATATCCGTCAGGAAGAAGCATATGTTGTACACGCAAGCCCGCTTTCTATATCAGGATTCTTTTCACCAAGGGACAATTTCCCTTTGACAACAATCCCCGAGGGCCATATATTCGTAATGGGAGACAACCGTGACAATTCATATGACAGCAGGTTCTGGGGGCCGCTGCCGTTAAAAAAAGTCCGGGGCAAGGCGGTCTTTGTTTATTGGCCTTTAAACAGGATAAAAGCAATTAATTAA
- a CDS encoding peptide chain release factor 2 (programmed frameshift), translating to MEIKEIKDRISEIRERVSKVRCIFDLPKRILRRGELERKSQEPNFWKDTREAKKVQTEIKGVTYDIQRHAELKAAFEEIETVLELLDAEKDAQLEAELQTKFVSLMKFLERTEVTLLFSGQYDKNNAIVKIHAGAGGTESCDWVSMLYRMYKMWCENKGFKIEVSDIMHGDETGFKDITFEVAGEYAYGNFRSEKGIHRLVRISPFDSNKRRHTTFASLEVIPELDDEVVVDIKEEDLRIDTFRASGAGGQHVNRTESAIRITHIPTNIVVQCQNDRSQGKNKEMAMKELKARLFIFEEEKKKLEMEEIAGEKRSISWGSQIRSYVLHPYKMIKDLRTGYERGDVDNVLDGDLDEFIEAFLKFEAERNINGQNKS from the exons ATGGAAATAAAAGAGATAAAAGACCGGATATCGGAAATCCGCGAAAGAGTCTCCAAGGTA AGGTGTATCTTTGACCTGCCTAAGAGAATTTTAAGAAGAGGAGAACTTGAAAGAAAGTCGCAGGAGCCAAATTTCTGGAAGGATACAAGGGAAGCGAAAAAAGTTCAGACTGAAATAAAAGGCGTTACTTATGACATACAGCGCCACGCGGAATTAAAAGCGGCGTTTGAAGAGATAGAAACGGTACTGGAACTTCTTGATGCTGAAAAGGACGCGCAGCTTGAAGCCGAACTGCAGACGAAATTTGTATCTTTAATGAAATTTCTGGAACGCACTGAAGTTACGCTTTTATTTTCGGGCCAGTACGATAAAAATAATGCCATTGTTAAAATACACGCGGGCGCCGGCGGAACAGAGTCGTGCGACTGGGTTTCCATGCTTTACCGCATGTATAAAATGTGGTGCGAGAATAAGGGTTTTAAAATTGAAGTCAGCGATATTATGCACGGCGATGAAACCGGCTTTAAGGACATTACTTTTGAAGTTGCGGGCGAATACGCCTACGGCAATTTCCGTTCTGAAAAGGGAATTCACAGGCTTGTAAGAATATCGCCTTTTGATTCCAATAAAAGAAGGCATACCACTTTTGCGTCGCTGGAAGTGATACCCGAGCTTGACGATGAAGTGGTTGTGGATATAAAGGAAGAAGATTTAAGGATAGACACTTTCAGGGCGTCCGGCGCGGGCGGCCAGCACGTTAACAGGACGGAATCCGCCATAAGGATAACGCACATTCCCACTAATATAGTTGTCCAGTGCCAGAATGACAGGTCGCAGGGCAAGAATAAAGAGATGGCTATGAAAGAGTTAAAGGCAAGGCTTTTTATTTTTGAAGAGGAAAAGAAGAAACTTGAAATGGAAGAAATAGCGGGGGAAAAACGCAGCATAAGCTGGGGCAGCCAGATACGCTCTTACGTGCTGCACCCGTATAAGATGATAAAAGATTTACGCACAGGGTATGAAAGAGGTGACGTGGATAATGTCTTGGACGGCGACCTTGATGAATTTATAGAAGCGTTTTTAAAATTTGAAGCGGAGAGGAATATAAATGGACAAAATAAAAGTTGA
- a CDS encoding phenylalanine--tRNA ligase subunit beta, producing the protein MLASYNWIKEYIDINIPSDEFASKLYMSGLACEEIIEKKAEISNVVAAKILKIDKHPNADKLAYCDVTDGTQTYKVVCGAPNIKEGQTVPLARLGATLPGGVTIKRSKIRGIESEGMMCSGRELGFGDDHSGIMLLDETKYPLGTEFSPVKADTVFNFEITPNRPDLLCITGIARLASAVYKKPVKMPSWTLQDANIDPKLDINSMLQVENQSPERCPRYAARIIKDVTVKDSPEWLKEKLISAGVRPINNIVDVTNFVLLELNQPLHAFDYARLKGSKIIIRTAKKGEKITALDGKTYEPKETDLMIADSTEPAAIAGVMGGEHFSVTSSTTTVVLESACFNPGSVRKTSRSLAIKSDSSYRFERGIDIDNTINALNRAVNLIIETSGGKASSGIIDIYPVKILPKEVKVRFETLARIIGIPFTPDAAAAIIKDLGFTVTQKDNASMTVSIPGYRVDIEKEIDVIEDIAQIYGYDNIPMTMPLTPVTIGTSPGLQQFISKARSTMTSFGYSQAVNYSFMNKKLLKELKAEAYSHPSPAAIANPFNEEESHMKATMIPDMIKNLIFNYNKENENIHLFETANTFSRPLEGNYTQTPHLSAVSYGDIMETSFSGKSLKTDLYYVKSAVSGLTALLNTDAIPEYAQDSTYPEFMEYSAGIFILNKRVGTIGQLKEEIAYDNKLKEKAYLLEINLEELYSLYKPIKRFTKLSAYPSVKRDLALIIKNDIAHSAVENIIKDGRQSLIKSINLFDIYKGKQVPDGCKSLAYNIIFQSNKRTLSETEINKVMETIIDRLKKEINAELRS; encoded by the coding sequence ATGCTTGCAAGCTACAATTGGATTAAAGAATACATAGATATTAACATCCCTTCAGATGAGTTTGCGTCAAAATTATATATGTCAGGGCTTGCCTGCGAAGAAATTATAGAAAAAAAAGCTGAAATTTCCAACGTGGTCGCCGCAAAGATTCTTAAAATCGACAAACACCCTAACGCAGATAAACTGGCTTACTGTGACGTAACAGACGGCACGCAGACATATAAAGTGGTATGCGGCGCCCCTAATATTAAAGAAGGCCAGACAGTGCCTCTTGCAAGGCTTGGCGCCACCCTGCCGGGCGGCGTTACCATTAAACGAAGCAAAATCCGCGGCATTGAATCCGAAGGCATGATGTGTTCCGGCCGCGAACTTGGTTTTGGCGATGACCATTCAGGCATAATGCTTCTTGACGAAACAAAATACCCTCTTGGCACTGAATTTTCCCCTGTCAAAGCGGATACTGTCTTTAACTTTGAAATAACACCTAACAGGCCGGACTTACTGTGTATAACAGGAATTGCAAGGCTTGCGTCTGCCGTTTATAAAAAGCCCGTTAAGATGCCATCCTGGACTCTGCAGGATGCAAATATTGACCCAAAACTTGATATTAATTCAATGCTTCAGGTTGAAAATCAGTCGCCTGAACGGTGCCCGCGTTACGCCGCCAGAATAATAAAGGACGTAACTGTAAAAGATTCCCCCGAGTGGCTTAAGGAAAAACTTATTTCCGCAGGCGTCCGCCCTATCAATAACATTGTGGATGTAACAAATTTCGTGCTGCTGGAATTGAACCAGCCGCTTCACGCTTTTGATTATGCCAGACTTAAAGGTTCTAAAATAATAATCCGTACGGCAAAAAAAGGCGAAAAAATAACCGCGCTTGACGGCAAAACATATGAACCCAAAGAAACAGATTTGATGATTGCGGATTCAACAGAGCCCGCGGCTATTGCCGGCGTAATGGGCGGCGAGCATTTTTCCGTTACATCTTCCACAACAACTGTTGTACTTGAATCTGCCTGCTTTAATCCCGGCTCTGTCAGAAAAACTTCACGCAGCCTTGCCATTAAATCAGACTCTTCATACCGTTTTGAGCGCGGTATTGATATTGATAATACCATCAACGCTCTAAACCGCGCGGTAAACCTGATTATAGAAACATCCGGCGGAAAAGCATCTTCCGGCATTATAGATATTTACCCGGTTAAGATTCTTCCTAAAGAAGTAAAAGTACGCTTTGAAACGCTTGCCAGAATCATAGGTATTCCCTTTACCCCTGACGCGGCTGCCGCCATAATAAAAGACCTTGGTTTTACGGTAACACAAAAAGATAACGCTTCAATGACCGTCAGTATTCCCGGTTACAGGGTTGATATTGAAAAAGAAATTGACGTAATTGAAGACATTGCCCAGATATACGGCTATGACAACATTCCCATGACCATGCCTTTAACGCCGGTCACAATAGGCACAAGCCCCGGATTGCAGCAGTTTATCAGCAAAGCCCGGTCTACAATGACTTCATTTGGTTACTCTCAGGCGGTTAATTACAGTTTTATGAATAAAAAGCTGTTAAAGGAACTTAAAGCAGAGGCCTATTCACACCCTTCCCCTGCGGCGATTGCCAACCCTTTTAACGAAGAAGAATCGCATATGAAGGCCACCATGATACCCGACATGATTAAAAACCTTATTTTTAATTATAATAAAGAAAATGAGAATATTCACCTTTTTGAAACAGCAAACACTTTTTCACGCCCCCTTGAAGGTAATTATACCCAGACACCGCATTTAAGCGCTGTGTCCTACGGCGATATAATGGAAACTTCATTCAGCGGCAAATCCCTTAAAACAGACCTTTACTACGTTAAATCTGCCGTTTCCGGCTTAACCGCCCTTCTTAACACAGACGCTATCCCCGAATACGCGCAGGATTCTACATACCCTGAATTTATGGAATACTCTGCCGGTATATTTATCCTGAACAAGCGTGTCGGCACTATAGGCCAGTTAAAAGAAGAAATAGCCTATGACAACAAACTTAAAGAAAAAGCATACCTGCTGGAAATAAACCTTGAAGAATTGTATTCCCTTTACAAACCCATAAAGCGGTTTACAAAACTTTCCGCTTATCCGTCCGTAAAAAGAGACCTTGCCCTTATAATAAAAAACGATATCGCCCATTCGGCAGTGGAAAATATAATTAAAGACGGCAGGCAGTCCCTGATAAAATCCATAAACCTTTTTGACATTTACAAAGGCAAACAGGTTCCGGACGGCTGCAAAAGCCTCGCCTACAACATTATCTTCCAGTCAAACAAAAGGACCTTATCCGAAACAGAGATAAACAAGGTAATGGAAACAATAATTGACCGCCTTAAGAAAGAAATAAACGCAGAGCTGAGGTCTTAA
- a CDS encoding flagellar biosynthesis protein FlhB — MPEKKLNAIAVKYDKEKDGAPRIAAKGKGNIAEKIIELAKKNDIPLYEDPDLIEVLSKLDLGQEIPSELYKLIAEVLVYVYKANGKSGRILL; from the coding sequence ATGCCGGAAAAGAAGTTAAACGCAATTGCGGTTAAATATGATAAAGAAAAAGACGGAGCCCCCAGGATTGCGGCAAAAGGGAAAGGGAATATTGCCGAAAAGATAATAGAACTTGCCAAAAAAAATGATATTCCGCTTTATGAAGACCCTGATTTGATTGAAGTTCTGTCAAAGCTTGACCTTGGGCAGGAAATACCGTCTGAACTGTATAAATTAATCGCGGAAGTCCTTGTTTATGTATATAAAGCAAACGGAAAATCGGGAAGAATTCTTCTATAA
- a CDS encoding FliA/WhiG family RNA polymerase sigma factor (involved in the initiation of sporulation and glycogen biosynthesis) yields the protein MESNEDLWKSYAKNRDDKTREQLIKLYIPLVKYFTDRISYQLPSEVRKNDREDLYIEGIIGLIEAVGKFDITRNIKFETFASKRIRGAIIDSLRKEDLLPKNVREMAKKVENAYITMESKLGRPASDEEMAEELGVTTDSFYDILDKIKGITLLSLDGDILSRNGEKFSFEDILGDEPAVLIEFEKNEVTAMLAGFIEALDKTERTVLECYYWEEMNFKEIGKVLDISESRVCQIHTKTVLRLRSGFKKTA from the coding sequence TTGGAATCAAATGAAGATTTATGGAAAAGTTACGCCAAAAACAGGGATGACAAAACAAGAGAACAGCTTATTAAATTATATATTCCTCTTGTTAAATACTTCACAGACAGAATTTCATATCAATTGCCGTCTGAAGTAAGAAAAAATGACAGGGAAGACCTTTATATTGAAGGGATTATCGGATTAATAGAAGCGGTGGGAAAGTTTGATATTACCAGAAACATCAAGTTTGAAACGTTTGCTTCTAAAAGAATCAGAGGGGCAATAATTGATTCCCTGAGAAAAGAAGATTTACTTCCAAAGAATGTCAGGGAAATGGCAAAAAAGGTTGAAAATGCTTATATTACAATGGAAAGTAAGCTTGGCAGGCCGGCTTCTGATGAAGAAATGGCAGAAGAATTAGGGGTGACAACAGATTCGTTTTATGATATATTGGATAAAATTAAAGGTATTACCCTGCTTTCGCTTGACGGGGATATATTAAGCAGGAACGGGGAAAAGTTCAGTTTTGAAGATATTTTGGGTGATGAACCTGCTGTCCTTATAGAATTTGAAAAAAATGAGGTTACAGCTATGCTTGCAGGTTTTATTGAAGCCCTTGATAAGACAGAAAGAACGGTTCTTGAGTGTTATTACTGGGAAGAGATGAATTTCAAGGAAATAGGGAAAGTACTTGATATTTCTGAATCAAGAGTATGTCAGATACACACTAAAACGGTATTAAGATTAAGAAGCGGTTTCAAGAAAACCGCATAA
- a CDS encoding ATP-binding protein translates to MDQAEKLRELVTAKRQSEPDSGKNGDDNQDPRGNENKIHHSGSSTKVIAITSGKGGVGKSNFTVNLAIELSKLGNRVMIFDADLGLANVDIIFGINPRYNLTHVIREERSIKDIITETEYGVKLIASGSGVKELANLSNVQREKFITQLAEVEDMVDILLIDTGAGISKNTLSFIYASDYGIVITTPEPTALMDAYGLIKVVSLSKEAVPLKLIVNMANSKEEAKEIASRVILLSRRFLNTFVESYGFIFRDKAVLNSVMSQKPFSVLHPDSRAANCVKEIAERISDRFVKERGGDKKGNNITEAFKKVFDIFR, encoded by the coding sequence TTGGATCAAGCAGAGAAACTCAGAGAATTAGTCACGGCTAAAAGGCAGAGCGAACCGGATTCAGGCAAAAACGGTGATGATAATCAGGACCCCAGGGGTAATGAGAATAAAATACATCATTCCGGAAGCTCCACAAAAGTAATAGCCATTACAAGCGGAAAAGGCGGGGTGGGTAAAAGCAATTTTACCGTTAACCTTGCGATTGAACTTTCAAAACTTGGCAACAGGGTTATGATATTTGACGCTGACCTTGGGCTGGCAAATGTGGATATTATATTTGGAATAAACCCGCGCTACAACCTTACACATGTAATCAGGGAAGAAAGAAGCATAAAAGATATTATTACAGAGACAGAATACGGCGTAAAACTTATTGCCAGCGGGTCCGGGGTAAAAGAACTTGCCAATTTAAGCAATGTACAGAGGGAAAAATTCATTACCCAGCTTGCAGAAGTTGAAGACATGGTGGACATACTGCTTATAGACACGGGCGCTGGTATAAGCAAGAACACGTTAAGTTTTATATACGCTTCCGATTACGGGATAGTTATTACCACGCCGGAACCGACAGCCCTTATGGACGCTTACGGCCTTATTAAAGTTGTCTCTTTAAGCAAGGAAGCGGTGCCGTTAAAGCTTATTGTTAACATGGCCAATTCAAAAGAAGAGGCAAAAGAAATAGCTTCAAGGGTTATACTGCTTTCAAGAAGGTTCTTAAATACATTTGTGGAATCTTACGGTTTCATATTCAGGGATAAAGCTGTTTTAAACAGTGTAATGTCACAAAAGCCCTTTTCTGTTCTGCATCCGGATTCCAGGGCTGCTAACTGCGTAAAAGAAATAGCGGAAAGAATATCTGACAGGTTTGTAAAAGAACGCGGCGGGGATAAAAAGGGCAATAACATAACTGAAGCATTTAAAAAGGTATTTGATATTTTCAGGTAG
- the flhF gene encoding flagellar biosynthesis protein FlhF: protein MRIKKFDAETLQGALAKVKKDFGPEAVILHTKKYKKGGIFGLFGSERTEVTAGIDINIEKPRTPQFAPAAQQPVPSYGRTQQVSQQYIPQTMHRQAAPPQQQTSQVNMDMIANYRRVEDISLKNEAFARELNEGKISLGGNIRGMKEPSGAGVNLKDGIGRIQKLLLDNGVEENLVFRTLQTINSQLSDAQINNKQYIDNYLLDYLSGMIKVSGPFKTAVGTPKIISFIGPTGVGKTTTLAKLAAKYALVENKKVVLVSADTYRIAAEAQLKKYGEIMGIPVEIVLTPADFKKVINKHMDKDIIFFDTAGRSPRNKKQLMELKEFMEVYSPMETHLVVSAVTKYYDALSIINNFGMVPIHRILFTKLDETKNYGMLLNLSVGSGGIPVSYLTVGQTVPDDIEVADSGVMARLILKGDFEAWIKQRNSEN from the coding sequence ATGAGAATAAAGAAGTTTGACGCTGAAACATTACAGGGGGCGCTTGCCAAAGTAAAAAAAGATTTTGGCCCTGAAGCGGTCATACTTCACACAAAAAAATATAAAAAAGGCGGCATCTTCGGGCTGTTTGGAAGCGAACGCACTGAAGTCACCGCCGGAATAGATATCAATATTGAAAAGCCAAGAACACCTCAGTTTGCGCCTGCGGCACAGCAGCCGGTGCCTTCGTATGGCAGAACGCAGCAGGTAAGCCAGCAGTATATTCCTCAGACAATGCACAGGCAGGCCGCGCCGCCCCAACAGCAGACTTCCCAGGTCAACATGGATATGATTGCCAATTACAGGCGTGTGGAAGACATATCGCTTAAAAATGAAGCTTTTGCCAGGGAATTAAATGAAGGCAAAATATCACTTGGCGGAAACATAAGGGGAATGAAAGAACCTTCAGGGGCCGGGGTAAATTTAAAAGACGGCATAGGCAGAATACAAAAACTGCTGCTTGATAATGGGGTGGAAGAGAATCTGGTTTTCAGGACGCTTCAGACAATTAATTCCCAGCTGTCAGACGCGCAGATAAATAATAAACAGTACATAGATAACTATCTTCTGGACTACCTGTCAGGAATGATAAAAGTTTCCGGGCCTTTTAAGACGGCTGTGGGTACACCTAAAATCATTTCGTTTATAGGGCCTACCGGAGTGGGCAAAACTACCACGCTTGCCAAACTGGCGGCAAAATACGCGCTGGTGGAAAACAAAAAAGTTGTGCTTGTAAGCGCGGATACATACAGGATAGCGGCGGAAGCCCAGCTGAAAAAATATGGGGAAATAATGGGGATTCCCGTGGAAATAGTGCTTACGCCCGCGGATTTCAAAAAAGTAATTAATAAGCACATGGATAAGGATATCATATTTTTTGATACTGCGGGAAGAAGCCCAAGGAATAAAAAACAGCTTATGGAACTTAAGGAATTTATGGAAGTTTATTCGCCCATGGAAACACACCTTGTGGTAAGCGCGGTCACAAAATATTATGATGCGTTAAGCATAATTAATAATTTTGGGATGGTGCCAATTCACAGGATACTGTTTACCAAACTTGACGAAACAAAGAATTACGGGATGCTTCTTAACCTAAGTGTAGGTTCGGGAGGAATTCCTGTTTCATATCTTACCGTCGGCCAGACTGTGCCTGATGATATTGAAGTGGCAGATTCCGGCGTGATGGCAAGACTAATATTAAAAGGAGACTTTGAAGCTTGGATCAAGCAGAGAAACTCAGAGAATTAG